AAGGTCTTCGGCCCGCGCGTGGGCCTGTATGCGGGCCTGGTGCTGGCGTCGAGCCTGTTCTGGCTCGCTTCCGGCCAGATCAATTCGCTGGACATGGGCCTGTCGGGCATGATGACCCTGACCCTGGGCAGCCTGCTGATCGCCCAGCGCGACGACGCCACGGCGACGGAGCGGCGCAACTGGATGCTGGCCTGCTGGGCCGCCATGGCGCTGGCCGTGCTGGCCAAGGGCCTGATCGGCATCGTCCTGCCGGGCGCCGTGCTGGTGCTGTATTCGCTGTGTGCGCGCGACTGGCGCATCTGGACGCGTCTGCACCTGGTCAAGGGCTTGCTGGTGTTCTTTGCCATCGCCACGCCGTGGTTCGTGCTGGTCGCCCTGCGCAATCCGGAGCAGCCGCATTTCTTCTTCATCCACGAGCATTTCCAGCGCTTCCTGATGAAGGGCCACAAGCGCGAAGGCGCCTGGTATTACTTCCTCGTGCTGCTCATTCCCGGCATCCTGCCATGGATAGGCCTGCTGCCGCAAAGCCTGGCCGCCGCCTTCCAGCGTCAGGAAGGCGCCTTCCAGCCCCGTTTGATGCTGCTGGTCTGGGCCGTCTTCATTTTCTTCTTCTTCAGCTATTCGACCTCGAAGCTGCCCGGCTATATCGTGCCCATCTTCCCGGCGCTGGCCTTGCTGGTGGCGCTGTACCTGGAATCGGCGTCGCGCCGCCAGCGCCTGTTCGCCGCCGGCCTGCTGTGCGTGCTGGGCGCTGCCATCCTGATCGGCGGACCGATCGCCTTCGGCAAGGCCAGCGCGCGCGATCCGGCAGCATTGATTGCATTGAAAGGCTACCAGCCATGGCTGATGGCGGCCGGCTTCTTCGCCCTGGCCGGCGGCGCCCTGGCCTTGCTGCATGCGCGCCAGCTGCGCCGCGACATGACGGTGCTGACGATCGCCGGCGCCGGCTTCCTGGCCACGCACTGCATCCTGGCCGGCTCCGAACTGTATGGCCAGAACCGCGCAGGCACCGACATGCTGCCGCAGATCCAGGCCGAACTGACGGCCGATACCAAGCTCTATTCGGTCGGCATCTACGAACAGTCGTTGACCTATTATCTGCAGCGGCCCGTGATCCTCGTCGATTACTGGGATGAATTCACGTTTGGCCTGAAACAGCAGCCGGAACTGTCGATCCCGAACATCGAGCCTTTCATCACGCAATGGACGAACGATGCCAACGCCGGCGTGCGCGACATGGCCATTATCAGCCTGGACCGCTACAAGGAATTGCAACAACGTGGCGTGCCCATGCGTGTCATTGCCGAGGACGCGCGCCGCATGGTCATTGCCAACAAATAATGTTTAACTGGGGCGCGAGGCAGCACGGATCGCGCCCCCGGCCAGCTTGCCCCGCCCCCGCATCGGCATGATTTTTTCACCGCTGAACCGGCTGCGCCGCCATACTGACGATATAAAATAGCCATGCCTGCCGGCCGCTTTTCACCATACGGCAGCCTCGGCAACACAGATACCCTGACACCATACCGACTCAAGAACCGCGCCCCATGACCTCTACCCTGCCCTTTTTGCCTTTTTCCAAACCCACCATCGATGAGGCGACCATCGCCGCCGTCGGCGAGGTGCTGCGCTCGGGCTGGATCACCAGCGGCCCGAAAGTGCAGGCATTCGAAGCCCAGCTGTCCGAGTATTTCGGCGGGCGTCCCGTGCGCACCTTCAATTCGGGCACGTGCACCATGGAAATCGCGCTGCGCATCGCCGGTATTGGCCCCGGCGACGAAGTCATCACCACGCCCGTGTCGTGGGTCGCGACGGCCAACGTCATCATCGAAGTGGGCGCCACGCCCGTGTTCGCCGATATCGATCCCGTCACCCGGAATATCGACCTCGACAAGCTGGAAGCGGCCATCACTCCGCGTACGAAAGCCATCATCCCCGTCTACCTGTCCGGCCTGCCCGTTGACATGGACCGCCTGTACGCGATTGCTGAAAAATACAATTTAAGGGTCGTGGAAGACGCGGCGCAGGCGTTCGGCTCCACCTGGAAAGGCAAGCGCATCGGCGCGTTTGGCGACTTCGTCTCGTTCAGCTTCCAGGCCAACAAGAACATCACCACGGGCGAAGGCGGCTGCCTCGTCCTGAACAACCTGGAAGAAGCGAAGCTGGCCGAGAAATATCGGCTGCAGGGTGTCACCCGCAGCGGCGTGGACGGCATCGACGTCGACGTGCTGGGCGGCAAATACAACATGAGCGACATCATGGCCGCCATCGGCCTGGGCCAGTTCGCCAATATCGACGCCATCACGGCCCACCGCCGCGCGCTGGCGCGCCACTATTTCGCGCAGTTCGGCAGCGACTTTGAAGCGGCCAGCGGCGCCCGGCTGCCCGTGCAGGACTTTGAAAACAGCAACTGGCATCTGTTCCAGATCATCCTGCCCGACAACGGCCCCGGCACGCGCGCCGCGTTCATGCACGCCATGGCGCAGCAAAACGTGGGAACGGGCTATCATTACGCACCGATCCACCTGTTTACCATGTACCGCGAACGCGGCTTTACCGAGGGCATGTTCCCCGTCTCGGAACAGATCGGCCGCCTGACCGTGACCTTGCCGATGTTCTACGCCATGACGACACAGGACGTGGAACGCGCCGTCGCCACCGTCAAATCCATTCTCATCAAATGAGCAGCGCGCCGATGAAACCTGAACTGTCCGTAATCATTCCGATCTACAACGAGCAGGATGGCCTGGCCAGCCTGTTCGCCCGCCTGTATCCGGCCCTCGACGCCTTGCAGACGAGCTACGAGATCATCTTCATCAATGATGGCAGCCGCGACAACTCGGTGGCCATTCTGGCGGAACAGTTCCGCCAGCGCCCCGACGTCACACGCGTGATCTTATTCAACGGCAATTATGGCCAGCACATGGCCATCCTGGCCGGTTTTGAAGCCTCGCGCGGGCAGATCATGGTCACGCTCGACGCCGACCTGCAGAACCCGCCCGAAGAAATCGGCAACCTGGTGGCGAAGATGCGCGAAGGTTACGATTACGTGGGCTCGATCCGGCGCAAGCGGCAAGATTCCGCCTGGCGCACCCTGGCCTCGAAGATGATGAACCGCCTGCGCGAACGCATCACCAACATCAAGATCACGGACCAGGGCAACATGCTGCGGGCGTATGGCCGCAATGTGATCGACCTGGTCAACCAGTGCGCCGAAGTGAACACCTTCGTGCCCGCCCTCGCCTACACGTTCGCCCGCAAGCCCACGGAAATCACCGTCGAGCACGAGGAAAGGGCCGCCGGCGAGTCGAAATATTCGCTGTACAGCCTGATCCGCCTCAATTTTGACCTCGTCACGGGTTTTTCGCTGATTCCCCTGCAAATCTTTTCCATGCTGGGCATGGCGATGTCGCTGGGCTCGGCGCTGCTGGTGGTCTTCCTGCTGGTACGCCGCTTCCTGCTGGGCGCGGAGGCCGAAGGCGTGTTCACCCTGTTCGCCATCGCCTTCTTCTTCATGGGCGTGATCCTGTTCGGCATCGGCCTGGTGGGCGAATACGTGGGACGCATCTTCCAGCAAGTGCGTGCCCGGCCCCGCTATGTGGTGCAAACCATCTTGCAGGATGGCATGGTCCAGGCGGAAGCCGAGGCGCCATCGTACGTGCGCCTGGAAAAGCGCCAGGTGAGCCGCTGATGGGCGCCCCGCGCGCCGTCGTCTTCGGCTACCACAATGTGGGCGTGCGCTGCATCAAGGTGCTGCTGGCCGGCGGCGTCGATATCGCCCTCGTCGTCACGCACGAAGACAGCCCCACGGAAAACCTGTGGTTCGAATCCGTCGCCAGCCTGTGCCAGGCCGAAGGCATCCCGTACATCACGCCTGCGGACGCGCGCGCGCCCGAGCTGCTGGCGCAGGTGCAGGCGGCCAGGCCGGACATGCTGTTCAGCTTTTACTACCGCCACATGCTGCCGGCCAGCATCCTGGAAGTCGCGCCCGCCTACAATATGCACGGCTCGCTGCTGCCGCAGTTCCGCGGCCGCGCGCCCGTCAACTGGGCCGTGCTGCATGGCGCCCCGCAAACGGGCGCCACCCTGCATGAAATGACGGTCAAGCCCGATGCCGGCGCCATCGTCGCGCAAACGGCCGTACCCATCCTGCCCGACGACACGGCGTTCGAAGTGTTCGGCAAGGTCACGGTGGCGGCGGAGCAAACCTTGTGGAACGTGCTGCCAGCCTTGCTGGACGGCACGGCGCCGCGCCAGCTCAACGATCTGCGCCAGGGCGGCTACTTTGGCGGCCGCACGCCGGAAGACGGCCGCATCGACTGGAAGTTACCCGCGCAGCAGGTGTACAACCTGCACCGGGCCGTCGCGCCCCCCTATCCCGGCGCGTTCACCGAAGTCAACAATGTTATTTACACCATCGAAAAAGCCCGTTTAAGCAAGCATTCAGCAGGAAGTTTGCCACCAGGCTTGGCGGTAGTGGATAATTGCATCTTTGGCGTCTGCGGAGACGGCCGCATGCTGGCCATTTCCGCGCTGAGGGCTGCCGGGGAGCCGATTTCGGCTCAGCAATTGCAAGCAAGTCTGACCGCCCGCGTCAGCACACACTGATATCACTCAAGAGAATCTCATATGAAAAAAGTCCTCATCTTAGGCGTCAACGGCTTCATCGGCCACCACCTGTCCAAGCGCATCCTGGAAACCACCGACTGGCATGTCTACGGCATGGACATGAACACGGACCGCATCACGGAATTGCTGGAAGATGACAACTACAAGTCGCGCATGCACTTCTTCGAAGGCGACATCACGATCAACAAGGAATGGGTCGAGTACCACGTCAAGAAATGCGACGTGATCCTGCCGCTGGTGGCCATCGCCACGCCGTCGACCTACGTCAAGCAGCCGTTGCGCGTGTTCGAACTGGACTTCGAAGCCAACCTGCCTATCGTGCGCTCGGCCGCCAAGTACGGCAAGCACCTGGTCTTCCCGTCGACCTCGGAAGTGTATGGCATGTGCCATGACGAGGAATTCGATCCGGAAAACTCGGAACTGATCTGCGGCCCGATCAACAAGCCGCGCTGGATCTATTCGAACGCCAAGCAGCTGATGGACCGCGTGATCTGGGGCTACGGCATGGAAGGCTTGAACTTCACCCTGTTCCGTCCATTCAACTGGATCGGCGCGGGCCTGGACTCGATCCACACGCCGAAAGAAGGTTCCTCGCGCGTGGTGACGCAATTCTTCGGCCACATCGTGCGCGGCGAAAACATCTCGCTGGTCGACGGCGGCGCGCAGAAACGCGCGTTCACCTATATCGACGACGGCATCGATGCGCTGATCCGCATCATCGCCAACAAGAACGGCATCGCCAGCGGCAAGATCTACAACATTGGCAATCCGACCAATAACTATTCGATCCGCGACCTGGCCGGCATGATGCTGACCCTGGCCGCCGAGTACCCGGAATACGCCGAAGGCGCGAAACACGTGAACATCGTGGAAACGACTTCGGGTGCCTACTACGGCGCCGGCTACCAGGACGTGCAGAACCGCGTGCCGAAAATCACGAATACCTGCGAAGAGCTGGGCTGGGCGCCGACCACCACCATGGCCGATTCCCTGCGCAATATTTTCGACGCCTACCGCAGCCAGGTAGCCCAAGCCAAAGCCTTGATGGATTAATGTTGAGCAAGCCGTTCCTGACCCTGAAAATCGACGTCGATACCTATCGCGGCACCCGTGAAGGCATGGGCAATCTGGTGCGCATGCTGGCCGCGCACCAGGCCAAGGCCACCTTTCTGTTCTCGCTGGGCCCCGACCACACGGGCTGGGCCCTGCGGCGCGCCTTGCGGCCCGGCTTTTTCAGCAAGGTGTCGCGCACGTCGGTGGTCGAGCACTACGGCTTGAAAACATTGATGTACGGCACCTTGCTGCCGGGACCCGATATCGGCAAGCAGTGCGCGGCGCAATTGCGCGCCGTGCGCGATGCCGGTTTCGAGTGCGGCATCCACACCTGGGATCACACCCTGTGGCAAGACAATGTGGCCAAGCGCAACGCCGCCTGGACCATTACCATGATGCGCAAGGCCGCCAACCGCTACGAACAGGTGTTCGGCAGCAAGCCGCACACGCACGGCGCGGCCGGCTGGCAAATGAATGTCAGCGCCTTTGTCGAGCACGACACGGCCGGCTACCGCTTTGCCTCCGATGGCCGCGCCATGCTCGACGCGCGCGGCGCAATGGTGCATCCGGGCAATGGCCCGCACCGCGTGCGCAATGGCAACACCATCCTGCGCTGCGTGCAATTGCCCACCACCCTGCCCACCCTGGACGAACTGCTGGGCTGCGAAATCGACGGCAAGCTGATCACCACCGGCAATGTTGCCGCGCATATCCTGTCACTGACGGCGGACAACCCGCGCGATCATGTGTATACCTTGCATGCGGAACTTGAAGGACAGAAACTCGCCCCCATTTTCGAACAACTGCTGACTGGCTGGAAAGCCCAGGGCTACCAGTTTGCGGCGATGGGCGATTATTATGAAAAGATAAAAGATGCGGACTTGCCAATTTGCCCCATCACCTGGGATGAGTTGCCCGGGCGTTCGGGACGCCTGATTGTGCAGGGCAAAGCGGCCTGAATGCTGTATTGTTGCACCTGGATGCGTTGCCAGATTAAAAACCAGCGCTGATGATCACCGTTCAGGAGAGAACCTGTGGCTGATAGCCAATCCCTCGTTAGCATACCCGACTTTAGTGCCGCCATGACCAGCGGCAAGACCTTTCAGTTGCTGGGCCGCCCGGCCAAGGCCACGGTACTGTTTTTCTATCCGAAGGACAACACCCCTGGCTGCACCACTGAAAACATCGCCTTCCGTGACGCGTATCCGCAATTTGTCGCCGCCGGCGTGGAAATCTACGGCATCAGCCGCGATTCCCTGCGCTCGCACGAAAGCTTCAAAGCCAAGCTGGAGCTGCCGTTCGAGCTCATTTCCGACCCGGACGAAGCCGTTTGCCTGCTGTTTAACGTCATGAAGATGAAACAGATGTACGGCAAGACCGTACGCGGCGTCGAGCGCAGTACGTTTGTGATTGACGCCCAGGGCCGATTGGTGAAAGAATGGAGAGGCGTGAAGGTCGCAACTCACGTGGAAGAAGTGCTGGAATTCGTAGCGCATCTGAATTGATCGTTCATTTTGATCCAATGCGCGTTGTCGGCTTCCAGCAAGTCTGGTTCAACCGCAGTTCAGTTCACGGTACCTATCGCCATTTTGAGTCAACGAAGCGCCTCCATCCACTCCGCCAGACGGGCCTGCAGCCCGCCGATGGCGTCCATGACCGGCCATGCTGCCGGCCTCCCGGCAGTTATTCGTCCTGTAGCATTGTTGTTCCCCCGCATCCACCCCATGAGAAGTGCCGCCAGAAGCTGGCTGCCCATGGGCGATTCATTCCAGAAATTTTTTGATTGAGATCCTGATGCCACTGCCAAAATTACCGAGCAAGCCAGCCACCATCCTGGCCACCCAAGATTACCCAACCGCAGGCGCAGCGCGCCCGGCCACCAAAACCCCGGCAGCCAAGAAAGTGGCTGCACCGATCATTGAAGCGGCGATCGCCGAAGTTGCCAAACCGGTCCGCAATGCGGCCACGAAGATCAAGCAAGTGGCGGCCCTGATGGTCGCCAAGCCAGTGCCAGCCCCGGCGCCGGTTGCGGCCGCGCCTGCCGCCGTTGCCGCGCCTGCAGCGAAAGCCAAGCCGGCGGCAAAAGGCAAGGTCACGCCAATCAAGCCCGTCAAGCAGGCAGAGCAGCCGCATCCGGCCAAGCACAAGCCTGTGGAAGTGCAGCTCAAGTCGTCCGCCAGCCGCGCCGCCGATCAGCGCGGCATCAGCAAGCTGTTCGTGCTCGACACGAACGTGCTGATGCACGATCCATCGTCGCTGTTCCGCTTCGAGGAACACGATGTGTACCTGCCGATGATGACCCTGGAAGAGCTGGACAACCACAAAAAGGGCATGACGGAAGTGGCCCGCAATGCGCGCCAGGTGTCGCGCACGCTCGATGCCCTGATCAGCAACACGGATGACGACGCCATCGAACACGGCATCCTGCTGTCCAAGCTGGGCAACAAGGACGCCAAGGGCCGTCTGTTCTTCCAGACGCGTTTGCAAAGCGCCGACCTGCCGGTAGGCTTGCCAGTGGGCAAGGCCGACAACCAGATCCTGGCCGTCGTGCGTTCGCTCGAGTCGGAACAGGAAGGCCGCCCCGTCGTGCTGGTGTCGAAAGACATCAACATGCGCATCAAGGCGCGCGCCCTGGGCTTGCCGGCCGAAGATTACTTCAACGACCATGTGCTGGAAGACACGGACTTGCTGTACTCGGGCATCGTGCAATTGCCGGACGACTTCTGGAACAAGCACGGCAAGGACATGGAATCGTGGCAGGAAAGCAAGAACGGCTACAGCTCCACCTTCTACCGCGTGACGGGCCCGTTCATTCCATCGTTGCTGGTCAACCAGTTCATCTACCTGGAACCGAAAAACGGCGAAACGCCGTTCTACGGCCAGGTGAAGCAGATCAACGGCAAGACGGCAGTGCTGCAAACCCTGCGCGACTTCAGCCACACGAAGAACAATGTGTGGGGCGTGACGGCGCGCAACCGCGAGCAGAACTTCGCGCTGAACCTGCTGATGAATCCGGAATGCGATTTCGTCACCCTGCTGGGTCAGGCCGGTACCGGCAAGACCCTGCTGGCCCTGGCCGCCGGCCTGGCGCAAGTGCTGGAAACCAAGCTCTACAATGAAATCATCGTCACCCGCGTGACGGTGCCCGTCGGCGAAGACATCGGTTTCCTGCCAGGCACGGAAGAAGAAAAGATGTCGCCATGGATGGGCGCCTTCGACGACAACCTGGAAGTGCTGAACAAGTCCGACTCCGATGGCGGCGAATGGGGCCGCGCGGCAACGCAAGACCTGATCCGCTCGCGCATCAAGATCAAGTCGCTCAACTTCATGCGCGGCCGCACGTTCGTCAACAAGTTCCTCATCATCGATGAAGCGCAAAACTTGACGCCAAAACAGGTCAAGACCCTGGTCACGCGCGCCGGTCCCGGCACGAAGATCCTGTGCCTGGGCAACATCGCCCAGATCGACACGCCGTACCTGACGGAAGGCTCGAGCGGCCTGACCTACGTGGTCGACCGCTTCAAGGGCTGGACCCACAGCGGCCACGTCACCCTGGCCCGCGGCGAGCGTTCGCGCCTGGCCGACCACGCCAGCGAAGTGCTGTAAATTGTAGCGGGCGGCGTCAGCTGCCCCAGTCATGCAAAAGCCCCGGCTGCAGCGATGCAGACGGGGCTTTTTTCATGTGCGCGACTTTTTCCTGCGGCATGTTCTAATACCGCTCCTTTCTTCCTGGACAACCCGCCCCATGCCTCCCGCCCTGCAGTTGCTGCTCTGCTTCATCGTTTTCATGCTCATCCACATTTCCGTCATGGCGGCCTGCGCCAGGCTGTTCGGCATCACGGTGCGCAGCATCAGCTACGGCGTCGGTCCCACCCTGCTGACCTGGGGCAAAGTGCGCGTCAAGCTGCTGCCGCTGGCCGGCAATCTGGTGCTGAAAGATACGCGTGAGGAAACTTTGTATGACGACGATCCCTGCCTTGACGCCTACAACTTCCAGCCGCTGTGGAAGCAGGTCCTGCTGCCATTGAGCGGCGTGGCCGTGCTGCTGGCCTTGTCACTGGGCATCATGGGAGCCTCGGGCTGGGAGCGCTTTATCGCCGCCTTCGGGCACATCGTCGCTGGCGCGCTGGCGCCGTTGTCGAGGGCGCAGGAATTGCTGGGTGAAGGGGAAACATTTGCCCGCACGCATGGTTTTGCACTGGTGTTCGCCCTGTTCTCGCTGAAACTGTGCGCCTTTAATCTGCTGCCGTTTGCCGGTCTGAATGGGGGCCAGGCGCTGCTGTCCATCGCGCGCGGCGGCAAGCCGTATGTGACGTGGGAAGAGACGGCAGCAAAATGGCTGTTGCTGCCGGGGCTGGCGATCTTGCTGGCGTGGGCAGCGGCGTTCGGCTGGTATGGCTGGCAGGCGCTGGGGGCGTAAGGAAACGCCCCCAAGGTCGCCCGGTCAGCCGACCAGCACCAGCTTGCGGTTGACGAATTCCATGATGCCCAGGTCGGACAATTCGCGGCCGTAACCCGAATGTTTCACGCCGCCAAATGGCAGTTCAGGCGCCGTGACGGCGGGCGAGTTGATGAATACCATGCCCGTGTCGATGCGGCTGGCCAGGCGTTTGCCGCGCGCGACGTCTGCCGTGATGATGGTGCCACCGAGGCCGAAGGGAGAATCGTTGGCCAGGGCGATCGCCGCGTCGTCATCCTTGACGCGGAAAATCATGGCGACGGGGGCAAAGAATTCCTGGTAGTAGACGGGATTGCCAGGCGTGACTTCGGTGAGGATGGTCGGTGCCATGAAGTAGCCGGCACGCTCAATGCGCTTGCCGCCCAGCAGCACTTTCGCGCCGCCTTCCACGGCCTGGCCGACTTGCTTGACGGCCAGCTCCAGCGCCGATTTGCTCGACAGCGGCGCCAGGGTCGTGGCGGGATCCATCGGGTCGCCTGGCTGCAGCTTGGCCAGTTCGGCCTGGAAGCGCTCGACAAAGGTATCGGCAATGCTGTCGAGCAGGATAAAGCGTTTCGAGCCGTCGCACACCTGGCCCGCATTCTGGATGCGGCCGATGACGGCCAGCTTGACGGCCAGGTCCATGTCGGCGTCGTCCAGGACGATGAAGGCGTCGCTGCCGCCCAGTTCCATCGTGGTTTTCTTCAGGGCCTTGCCGGCCGTGGCCGCCACGGAGGCGCCGGCACGCTCGCTGCCCGTCAGCGCCACGCCCTGCACGCGCGGGTCGGCAATGGCGGTGGCCACTTGCTCGCTGGACAAGAATGCGTTGCTGTAGGCGCCTGCCGGCGCGCCCGCGTCAAGGAACAGTTTTTCAAAGGCCAGTGCGCACTGGGGCACGTTGGACGCGTGTTTCACTACCAGGGTATTGCCCGCCATCAAATTCGGACCCGCGACCCTGGCCAGCTGGTAATACGGGAAATTCCACGGCTCGACGCAGAAGATCACGCCCAGCGGCGCGATTTCCACGCGGGCCTCGCCGCGCTTGACGTCTAGTTGTTTGGGAGCGAGAAATTGCTCAGCATTATCCGCGTAGTAGTCGAGGATTTTCACGCACAGCGACACTTCCTGCTGCGCTTCCTTGAACAGCTTGCCCATTTCCACGGTGATCAGCTTGGCGAAGGCATCGCCTTGTTCCTTCAGCAGCATGGCCGCTTTCTTGACGACTGCCTTGCGCTCGGCAAAGCTGCGCTGGCGCCAGTCGCTCTCGAAAGCAGTGGCTGCCTGGGCCAGTATATTGTCCATTTGCGCATCGCTATGCGATGTGAAGGTCTGCTCGATCTGTTCGCTGTAGGGATTCGTGGTCTGATAGCTCATCTGGTTTCCTTGGTCTTGGCACCCCGGGACTGCGTGGGGTAGCTGGGCAGTATGCTGGCGGACGCGCCGCGCGACAGTACGCACGCGAACATAGCGGCGAATGGCCGCAGGCGGCATGGCGAGCACGGCAGGCACCGGCCTCTCTCTCTCTCTCTCTCTTTGCCACGTGTCCCATGCATGCGGGCTTGCCGCTATTCTTTTTTGCAGACCTGTCGTATGCTCGAGTCAGTGCCGCAAGGCAAACGGCAAAGGAAGCAATATTTTCACCTTCGACACCTGCGGCAAGCACCTGGTCCTGTGGGCGATCCGCGTCTACCAGCGCCATCTATCTCCCTGGAAAGGATTTCGCTGCGCCTACCGCGTGCTGACGGGGCGCGACAGCTGCTCCGCCTATGGCTACAAGGTCATCGCGCGTCACGGCTTGCGCGCCGGACTGGCGCTGCTGCAACGGCGTCTGCGCGCCTGCGGCGAACACCATCGCCGATACCTGGCGCTGCATCCGCAGACGCGGCGCAGTGCGCGCCGCCAGGCCCAGGCGGGATTTTGCGACTGCGACGTACCTCTGCTGGACTGCGCTTGCGACTGCGCCGACGTGGCCAGCCTGGCTGATTGCTCCCGGCCGGGCCGCGGCAAGAACCCGGCGTGGTTCCGCAACGGCTATACGGCCAGTGCCGCACTGAAACGGCAGCAGGAAGAACACCGCAAGAAGATCAGGCAGCGACAGGAATCGGATAGCTAAATTCACACAATAACTTACAAATGAAATATTCATTCATGAAATGAATAATACCCATTATCACTGTGAATTGGCTGGAAACGGATCGGCGGCCTATACTTAAACCGTCTCCCCTACACTGCTTCCCATGCACACCCTGCTCAGCCCGCATACATCGCGGGCTTTTTGTTCCCGGCCATTGCCACTGCATCTTTCCTCTTTTACCGATTACCGGGCCCGCCCTTCCCCGCCAGCCCAGCCCCCAGCAAGGAGCGCAGCATGATCGTGCGCGAGCGCCCTTCGGCGCTAAGGCTGTTCCTCGTGGTGCGCGGCTCCGTCCTGCCGCGCATCCGCACCACGCTCATCGTCAATACCCTGATCGCCACCCTCGTCACCTGGTGCCACGGTACCTTGTTCGACCACAAGGTGATCTTGACCACCATCCCGTTTACGCTGATCGGCTTGCCGCTGGCCATCTTCCTGGGCTTTCGCAACACGGCCGCCTATGACCGCTACTGGGAAGCGCGCAAGCTGTGGGGCGAACTGGTCTTGCGCAGCCGTAATTTCTCGCGCCAGTGCCAGACCATGATACGCGGCGACACGCCGGCCCACGCGAGGCTGGGCCTGGAAGATGTGCGCGTGCGCATGATTTACCGCACCATCGCCTTTTGCCACGCCCTGCGCCACCAGCTGCGCGACACGCGCGGACCGGCCGACTTGCAGCCGCTGCTGCGCCCGGCCGAATGGGAAGCGGCTTGCCAGGCATCGAATCCATCGGACTACCTGATGCTGCAGATGGGCCACGACCTGGCCGACTGTGTCCGGCAAGGCCGCATCGACAGCATCCTCACCGCACAGATCGATAACACGGTTTCGGCCATGGTAGCGGCGGGCGCGTCGTGCGAACGCATCCGCAGCACGCCGATTCCGTTTTCGTATTCGCTGTTGCTGCACCGCACAGCCTATCTGTACTGCTTCCTGCTGCCGTTCGGCCTCGTCGATTCGCTAGGCTTCATGACGCCC
This window of the Janthinobacterium agaricidamnosum genome carries:
- the yidD gene encoding membrane protein insertion efficiency factor YidD; translation: MASTAGTGLSLSLSLCHVSHACGLAAILFCRPVVCSSQCRKANGKGSNIFTFDTCGKHLVLWAIRVYQRHLSPWKGFRCAYRVLTGRDSCSAYGYKVIARHGLRAGLALLQRRLRACGEHHRRYLALHPQTRRSARRQAQAGFCDCDVPLLDCACDCADVASLADCSRPGRGKNPAWFRNGYTASAALKRQQEEHRKKIRQRQESDS
- a CDS encoding PhoH family protein, translating into MPLPKLPSKPATILATQDYPTAGAARPATKTPAAKKVAAPIIEAAIAEVAKPVRNAATKIKQVAALMVAKPVPAPAPVAAAPAAVAAPAAKAKPAAKGKVTPIKPVKQAEQPHPAKHKPVEVQLKSSASRAADQRGISKLFVLDTNVLMHDPSSLFRFEEHDVYLPMMTLEELDNHKKGMTEVARNARQVSRTLDALISNTDDDAIEHGILLSKLGNKDAKGRLFFQTRLQSADLPVGLPVGKADNQILAVVRSLESEQEGRPVVLVSKDINMRIKARALGLPAEDYFNDHVLEDTDLLYSGIVQLPDDFWNKHGKDMESWQESKNGYSSTFYRVTGPFIPSLLVNQFIYLEPKNGETPFYGQVKQINGKTAVLQTLRDFSHTKNNVWGVTARNREQNFALNLLMNPECDFVTLLGQAGTGKTLLALAAGLAQVLETKLYNEIIVTRVTVPVGEDIGFLPGTEEEKMSPWMGAFDDNLEVLNKSDSDGGEWGRAATQDLIRSRIKIKSLNFMRGRTFVNKFLIIDEAQNLTPKQVKTLVTRAGPGTKILCLGNIAQIDTPYLTEGSSGLTYVVDRFKGWTHSGHVTLARGERSRLADHASEVL
- a CDS encoding bestrophin family protein; this encodes MIVRERPSALRLFLVVRGSVLPRIRTTLIVNTLIATLVTWCHGTLFDHKVILTTIPFTLIGLPLAIFLGFRNTAAYDRYWEARKLWGELVLRSRNFSRQCQTMIRGDTPAHARLGLEDVRVRMIYRTIAFCHALRHQLRDTRGPADLQPLLRPAEWEAACQASNPSDYLMLQMGHDLADCVRQGRIDSILTAQIDNTVSAMVAAGASCERIRSTPIPFSYSLLLHRTAYLYCFLLPFGLVDSLGFMTPFVVAIVAYTFFGLDALGDEIEEPFGEDANDLPLSAMCRAIEISLRESVQDENVPPPMQADDFLLN
- a CDS encoding NAD-dependent succinate-semialdehyde dehydrogenase translates to MSYQTTNPYSEQIEQTFTSHSDAQMDNILAQAATAFESDWRQRSFAERKAVVKKAAMLLKEQGDAFAKLITVEMGKLFKEAQQEVSLCVKILDYYADNAEQFLAPKQLDVKRGEARVEIAPLGVIFCVEPWNFPYYQLARVAGPNLMAGNTLVVKHASNVPQCALAFEKLFLDAGAPAGAYSNAFLSSEQVATAIADPRVQGVALTGSERAGASVAATAGKALKKTTMELGGSDAFIVLDDADMDLAVKLAVIGRIQNAGQVCDGSKRFILLDSIADTFVERFQAELAKLQPGDPMDPATTLAPLSSKSALELAVKQVGQAVEGGAKVLLGGKRIERAGYFMAPTILTEVTPGNPVYYQEFFAPVAMIFRVKDDDAAIALANDSPFGLGGTIITADVARGKRLASRIDTGMVFINSPAVTAPELPFGGVKHSGYGRELSDLGIMEFVNRKLVLVG
- a CDS encoding site-2 protease family protein, whose amino-acid sequence is MPPALQLLLCFIVFMLIHISVMAACARLFGITVRSISYGVGPTLLTWGKVRVKLLPLAGNLVLKDTREETLYDDDPCLDAYNFQPLWKQVLLPLSGVAVLLALSLGIMGASGWERFIAAFGHIVAGALAPLSRAQELLGEGETFARTHGFALVFALFSLKLCAFNLLPFAGLNGGQALLSIARGGKPYVTWEETAAKWLLLPGLAILLAWAAAFGWYGWQALGA